A stretch of DNA from Lotus japonicus ecotype B-129 chromosome 4, LjGifu_v1.2:
AAGATCTGatatacttaatttttttttgaaaagaatctGATATACTAATGCTTTATAAATCTTCACTATTATAATTTTGGTAACTAATTAAGATTCAGCACAATCAACTTTTAAGCACATCACAGTAAGTAATTAAGTATGATGGCCAACTAGAGTTACACTTCCCGATATGCCAGCAACACACTATTTAACAAACACtattggttgaaattcatgtAAATCCAACCAAAATGAGAGTGCGGCCTATCAAATTGGGAGTGAGATCCACATATTTAATGGTCCCTACATGAATTTCAACAAAATATTAGTGTGTTGGAAATAATGTGTTAAGAGAGTGTGTTGATAGTATTTCGGAAAGAAcgttaaaaaataacaaagctTCTCCTGTCTCAAACATTACTTGTGTAGTGTAAGACTGTAAGTAGATTAGAGAAACTTCAAAGTCAGCCAATATATGTGTTAAAGGATACAATTTGTCACCCTATCTACATCAATAACATCCAGCTTATTAAAGAGAGCCAACACCTGCACCGCGCTAAGCGTATACAAGATGTGCGGGTCATGTCCAACATTTCCAGCAAATCCCCCTTCATAACAacaaatataagaaaataaattgtcTTCAGTAACTAATGTCTAAATTAATTTCTAGTTCTCACAGTGTGAACAAAAAAACAACCTGACTCATGCTGACAACTCATTACCCATGAAACAACCTCATCAACATCCACAGTGTGAAGCTTTCCCAGCAGATCCAGAGCAGTCAATCCCCAATAAGCCCCATTCATTCTTAGATGCTCCATCACCACAGATTCAAAATTATCTTTCCTCTGGAAaccaaagaaaatgaagatgagaaGAGAAACTGAAGACACCCAACTTTTATCTAAGGATAAAATAGGAGACTTTTTCTTTATCTTCTCAGAAAGAATGTACCTTTTCAACAGATAATATATATCGAACATGTTTCTCAGAAACCAGCTCTTCCATCTTGCAAGTAAATTATCtataccaacaaaaaaaaaatcaaaatgattAGAATCAAAGGATTAAACTGATAAAACAATGCTCTGCTTGGTAAAACTAGGTTTCATAGTAGTATTATATATTAACTAACAAACACTGATCAAAAGTAATAACCAAAcctaaacaaaaactaaaaaggATAAGAAATCGTAAATTCCATGTGTCACACACTTTTGAGATAGAAGTTAAAAGCTGATGAAAACACAAACAAACCTTTGATGGTTTGAGTAATTTACAACAAAAGCAGAACACACAAGCCAATAAAGTTTAAACATCATAATTTCACAGATCAAACAGTTGTTGCAGATTCAATATAAAAGTGACTGGATGGAAAAAATTAGGTGATCTCACCTGAGTAATGACACCAAAGCTGCTAGTCGCGAAGATTGGTAAGAAGAAAGGAATGCTTGATTTTACTTGTGTAGGAAATGCTGCTAGAAAGTGTCCAACCTCCTACATATAGCCAAACATTAACAAAAAGTTAAGTATGGGAAAGTTATAGGGGAAGTTATTTGGTTCAACTAATTTCAAGTAATAAGGGAAGTTATTATGCAAAGATATCTTAATTACTGTTATAAGCAAGTGCATAAATAAGTATCATAAAAAAATCATGTAACTAACTCATTTTACAAAGCCTCTAATGGATTTCTtgtcctacaatttcttagtaaACATACAATTTGAAAGCAAACCTGAATCCTACTCTCTGCATTCCAAGTGCTAAGACCATGCCTTATAGAAAGTCACACACTAGTGCACATAAAATCAAATGCACACACTAGTGCATCACACTGCCCCTTAAATAGTTGTTAGATGATGATTTTCACAGATACAATTGTCCTCAGTCACATGATTCATGCAGCAGCTCAAAATAAGAGGAAGAAAACACAGCCAAATGACGATGATTCATTGTACAAGAAAACAATTACCAAGTTCCAACAAAACCACTCCTAAATCAAACATGCCAACGAATTCAATTTCAGATATAGTGTGACTAGGGTTTCTGAAATTCACCTTAAAATCTAGAACAGAACAGGGTAGGGAAACAGCAATCACTGAATCAGAGAGAATGGAAGGAGGAACGGGAGAAGGAGCgtcggcggcggcggtggcgacggCGACGGCGACGGCTATGAGATGTCAGATGTGAATGGGTTGAATCAGAGAGAATTGAGAGTGTTAAGGTTTTTTTGCTGAGAGTGTTAGACCGTtagtttaattttaaactacaaAGTCTTAGCAACGGAAACAATCCGTCGCTACTTTCTTTCTAGTGTTAGTGACCGATTATACTTCGTCGCTAACATCCTCgcgatttttttaaaaatgaacgAGTAAACAATCAAGTATATGATTTGTTTCCTCTAATTAACTAATTTCTTTATTTAGAACGTACAAATTCTCTATAATTAttgtatataatatatattacaaTTATAATTATCATGGTAATcgtatataatataattattagtatttgatttgatttgatttgtttcCTGTAATTATgtaatttccttattttaaaCAAGCTACTTCTCTCCCTGTATATAGTTCAATCTTGCAATTGTCAAATGATAAAAGCCCAGATTCCAATTGAAAGCGTTGAACAAATGTGGAGGGCTCAAATTCATCAAGGAGAAACACAAGAATCATGTATCATCAAAATCTTGAGTGGCAAAAAAATCTTGCTTGTTGACGACTCTGCATTGTATCGTAAGAAAGCCTTATCTACTTTGATTTCCCTTGGTGCGACCAACATTGATGAATGTGAGAATGGCGAACTAGCTGTAAGGCTAGTTGAAGAGGGTCTATGCTGCTGCTGGTGGTGGAAGTTTCGTAATCCTCCTTATGATTACATCTTAATGGATTGTCAGATGCCGGTGATGAATGGATTTGAAGCAACAAGGAGAATAAGGAAGATGGAGAAGTTTGGCGTTCACATTCCCATCATTGGATTAACTGCTTTCAGTGATAGAATTCCAAGAGAGAGTGGGATGGATTTTCATATTATCAAGCCAATTGAGAGAGAGCATTTGCTTGAAGCCATTAGATACATACACACAAAAAAGAGGGAGTAACAACATCATGTAAAAGGAGGTAAATAGTGTGTATTATCAATTTAGCacaattttgtaattttttattcGTTTTGAAAagaattctttttattttttgaaaagaattcTTGCATACTTTAGTTGTAGCCAAATTTTAGTTTAGGGTAAAGTTTGACATTACACTTTCTTCTCTATGTCTGTTTCTCTCATCACTATCTCCCTtggtttctcttttttttttttgtcaaatccCTTGGTTTCTCTAGATCATCCTATGaggtttttttttggtcgaagtTCTATTAGGTTAAGATTAAGAGTTAGTATGCGTATGGTGGCTGGGCCGAGAGGCCCAACATTACTTTGGGGTAGCACATTTCTTTATAGGTTTTTTTGTTAGTGTACACTTGAAAAGTTAAAGAAAGCAAACACAAAATAGTAAtatatcaaaatcaatttttctttgaaaagcaATATATCAATCAACATTATTTGAAAGatttgttttagtttttgaTTTAGTATgctattggttttttttttggaattattttattttattttattgctgATGTTTGATTTAGTTTTAAATTGGATTGTAATTTAAatagtaatttatttaatttaaattattctttttttttgaagtaaTTTAAATTATTCTTAAATGCTTCAATAATATAtgggctatgtttggcatgtttagctgataagctagctgaaagctgaaaagctagctgaaagcttataagctagctgatagctgaaagctgataagctagctgaaagctgatagctgaaagctgaaaagctacgtgattgaaacaaaagtgtttgataaaactagctgttaaacaagctgaaattgtaaaatgacattaaaggacatacttgtataattatttttatatttaacattactttattttcacattaatacctatataatattaatattaaaattattaccaccttaaatatttttattaactcaagttatttatcatcttaaaaatataatattaatttttacttgtttttattaatgtaattttttttaatgcttGTGGTGCGCAGCAGTGTGGCGGAAATGGTGGCGAGAACTGCATACGTAAGAGTGAGGGGAAAAtaggtttagtgtttttattaatatataaatatataagggtaatggtgaaattttaataaaataataaggataaaaatgagaataaattcaataagttataagctttaagctataagctacctgatatagcttatagcttaaagctttaagctactgaaataagctcattcgccaaacacttttgaagagcttttaagctagtcaaataagctataagctagctgaaatggcatgccaaacatagccatggTATATttctaattattatttttttcatttcaaaaacaaATGTTGAATTTGAAGATTGTGCTTATAAAAGGCTTTTTTTGCGTGTAAAGAATCAATAATAATttgattaatttctttttttttgaaaggttaAATATCTATATAAAAAGCAATAAAAGTCACAAGCTTGGAAACAAGCTCTCCCAAGTGAGCAAAACAAGGgcacaaaagaaaaaagagaaacagGAAATAGGAACAACAGACTAGGAAAAATAATTTGATTAATTTCTTTGTAGTGACAcctgtaaaaaataaaataaaataaagcataGATGGAATATTTCCTCCCTACAGTGttatactgacttagtgatgggTTTTGTGACgaaatttgaaataattaaatattaaaactatttgatatcattaTCAAATAGTTAACTTTATCAAAACTTGATATTTATCCTCTTGGCAGGTTTGTGAACCATCTCAGCGCGACCTCTTTAAGGTATTAGGAAAGATTTTCATTTCAGTCGGTCGGTCGCACTTTGGTATTGAACACTGTTAAATGCTCTTTTTAGTCATAATTACCGTTGTATGAGTCCAACAGCAAACTTTTGAAGTTGTCATGGACCTCTACAACGATGATCTCTTCAGATCGAGAAATGTTAAAACTCCACAATTTCATGTTGGAGTAGCGGATCTCCCCCCCCCCCGTTTGTATGGATCCAAACAGCAAACTTTTGAAGTTGTCATGGACCTCTACAACGATGATCTCTTCAGACCAAGAAATGTTAAAACTCCACAATTTCATGTTGGAGTAGCGGAtctcaccccccccccccccccgcgtTTGGTTTAAGGTTTCAACATGGGCTTGGAGAGCTTGATTATATTGTTGTAGCTCATCCCATCCATATATAATGGACATCAGGTCTCGAAACATCTCTTCTAACACCCTATTTTAATATGAGAATCTAGAAGTTTTATGCTATGCGTTTGCACAATGGTATCTTGCCCTAAGGTTTGTAGGTTAAAGCGTGAGGTCTTGGAAAGTTTTACTAGGCCCCAAGGTGGCGCCAATTGTTCATAGAAGTTATCTAGAAAGGTAGGTCATTCTCTCAGACTTGACTAGCCAACTAGTTGCATATTTCAGTGTATCCCCTTATAAAGGAGGTTACATATGTTTATATAACACTAATCTAGGGTTTATTCCTCTTAGTCGCTTCATCTTGACTTATTGTTGTGAGTATCATGAGCGTACTAAAGAAACTTGGTTAATTCACTTTTTAATTTAAGGTGAGAAGTCAGTCATTTATGAGAGGGGAGAGGAATCCAACAAGATTCGAGGAGAGCAAGGATTTGGCCATTCGTGGTCGGTCAATCGTTCCTGAGTTCTTCATCTTTTTGCCCTAATTATCCTTAATATAAGCAATCATAATTTATATATCATTCTTCCATGCTTGGGTCAATCGGTAAGACAGAAACACAAAAACATGGGCTATTTTATTTGCCCAATTGACCTTCATAAAATCCAAATGGTACACTTTGCAATTTCACGAAGTTCATTCATACTTTAGCTCTTTGTGTCACACCCTTTTTGCTAATTTATATGTTTACCAATTTTTTTACAAAGCCTAAGTACCTGCGGTGAACAATCTTCCTTTTTGCGCATTGTTAATAACCAACGAGATAGATTAATAATGGCTCTTTTCTTTTGTCATCGCTTACGGATGCACCATATTCGATTCGGATTAAGAACCTAGTTTTAAATGATCAACTCTCATAACAATTCAACGCTTTGTAGTTGTTGAGAAACTTATACTCTATTTAATAACACTATTCTTAGATATTAAGCTAGAGATAAACCAACAAATAAAGCCAAAGTAAAATATAGATTGAGTTTTTCTTAGAAAGGGTGCCCAGAAAAGACAAAAAGGGGGTGATAGTTCACTTCAACTAATCAACAGTCTTATCCTTAACCAAAATTTTCATATAGAATAAGGACTAAAAAAACCAAGGGTTGCTTTCTCATGACATATACATATTCGTATATTGATATATAAATTAGAGTGAGGTTGGATATGATGGAGTATTTGCTCCCACGTCCTGTAATAAACAAAGACTATAGAGCTAGCGTAGCCAATCTGTCAACATGAATCCCCATTTTTTAAGGCCAATGATCTCCCTTCTCTCacctcttctcttttctttaatTGTCTTTATTGCCTTCTATTCTGTGTACTCTAGCTAACCCCATTTCCATGCTTAGCTGAATTGCCACATTAATTATCATCATCATCGATCATCACTACCTTGTAGCTGGATCAAGGGTCAAGATCCAACCCAAATCTCAAGAAATGGACAGTAAATTCAGCAACAACAGGCACCGTTATATCAATGAATTACTAGAAGAAGATGCTGAAGTAGCTCATCATCATCAAGAAAACATTGCTGATTCCCCTCCTTCTTCCACCGCGTTTAACATCGATGGCTTGGTCACTTCCTCCTCCACTTCTTCAGCTAAGAGAAGGTTTGTCTAGCTCccctctctatctctctcacacacacactctCTACACACAAGATGTGTAGAGTTGAAGGGTAAAATAGCGAGTTGAAACAGCTTAATTCTGGGATTCAGAAGCTACTGATTGCGCAAATTCATCTCCGAAATTGATTATGACTTTGGACTCAATTGTTGAGACATTTCGAAACATGTACTAAATgggatttgtttttgttttgttataaAAGCAGGCGAGCCATACAGAAAAGGGTGGTGCAAATCCCAATCAAGGAGACGGAAGGATCAAGGCTAAAAGCAGAAAACAACACACCACCCTCCGATTCATGGGCATGGAGAAAGTACGGCCAAAAACCCATCAAAGGTTCCCCATATCCCAGGTACACACCAAGTAACAATTCCATTTCCATAAATTGAATCTATATATTGACATATGCTTGATTTTGAGGGTATGCATGTTTGCATAATAATTTGCCAATCATTGGTTAAATTTCACTAAAATACTATTCAAAACACATATTAATGATTGGTTACTTTATGATTTGATGATGCCAAGAAATATAAGAGTCTATCGGTTAGAAAGTATGAAAACGTGAACATAGCTTGATGCACTTTTTGAGACATAAGAATGTAATTTTTCTATGTTCATACTTTCTAATCAGTATCCAAACAAATTGTAAGTTTGATTGAATTTTCTCAAATAAGCTTAGCCATGAGTAAATTAAAACCCACTTTAGACTGTGATTTCAAAACATGTATGCTAATTAAGGTTTTGGAGATGACAACAACAAACTGAATGAAATTTTATGTGTTGTGAAATTGGTGACACAGAGGGTACTACCGGTGTAGCAGTTCCAAAGGTTGTCCGGCGAGGAAACAAGTGGAGAGAAGCCGCGCGGACCCCACCATGCTCGTCGTAACCTACTCCTCCGAGCACAACCACCCGTGGCCGGTTTCCAGGAGCAACAACCAAGCTAAACCGGCAGCCAAGAAGCCCGAACCGGAACCGGAACCGGTCGAGCCGGAGGAGAAGTTGGAGGACCTGGGCGGCGAAAACGAGCTGGGGTGGCTGGGAGTAGAGATGGAGACGGCGTCATCCGCTGCCGCCATGCTCGAGAGCCCGATCATGGCGCCGGAGTTTGACGAGGCTGACGTGGCGTCGGTGTTTCTGCCGATGAGGGAGGAGGACGAGCTGCTGTTCGCTGACCTCGGGGAGCTGCCGGAGTGCTCCGCGGTGTTCCGGCATGGTTTGGTGGATGTCCGGCGGCGGCTAGCGACGCCGTGGTGCGGGACCACAACAAGTTGACATCTATCCCGTGTGACACGTTCCAAGAAAAAGATACCcggatttttaaattttatcttCTTGTCATcagatttgaatttgaattttttattttatttttttctttaatgctACTAGTTCACTTGATAGtagattgaagaaaaaaaggaaaatagaaCAAGTGTGGATGGAGATGGGAAGCATGGGATAAGGAATAAAACAGGGAAGGATAAGAGGGATTGGTTGAATGTAAATGTGTCTTTCAAAACCAGGTTTATATGTGGAAAAGTGATTTTAGAACAAACTTTTAGTGTTTGTTTACTTTTATAGTCaaactaatttattattttccaaTCTAGAAACCCACGAGATTTAAACGCGTACTAATGTTAATTTAGAAAATGATGTCACGACATTCGTTTGATGTGGTATTTAAAGTAAGAAATGAACATAAGAGAAATAAGTAATGAATGTGATATTTGAAAGAATAGAtgtaaagaaaaaattaaatatatgttAAGTGTTTACATTGTTTGTATGTCTAAGTATCATCACTGTTTTAACACTGTCAAAAAAAATCATCACTGTTTTAACTttcatgaaagaaaaattgtAGTATCTTCTAAAAGTATTGGTGAGTTCTACTATCAATAGAATTGAAGCTTGTAGTTGTAGGGGGTTATCCACCCTTTACATATATCTCAGTTAGACAAACGATCAGACCGCACACCTAATAGACTCAAAGCTTTGAGGCAGGGTCGTGTAAGGCCTTAGTTAAAATAAGCAATTGCCTAAGGCCCCCAAGAATATATAGGCCTCCGAATATATTTAGTATGTAGACATGATATATTACTGAGACTTGAGATGGTaatgaaataatgaaaaattagaTAACATGAATTGCAACATGAGCAATGCAATGTAAGAACTTAGAAGTGCTAAactcaaaaaattaaattgtgttACTCATAATAGTTTTTaataacttatatatatatatattattgtatATGTTTGCTCTTCCCTTTCTGTTTCTTctctagaaaaaaaagaatttttttcattttctatgtACGTTGAAGTAAATTATCAAAGAAAATATTTGACATTAAAGTGTTGCAAAATCTCTCATTAATTTATTCATTGTGTTTTATGTTCTattgttcataattttttttattttacagtaTAAAAGTCTTGATAAATGATTTCGCACCTTAAAAAACgggaaaattaatataaaaaaattgataatttatatAATATGTTAGGTCTCTTTTAGATTCTTgtcaaaataaaatgactttaACGTTTTCGCCTTAAGCCCTAAAATATCTGTACACGGCCCTGCTTTGAGGGTTTTATAATTTTTGAATATAACTCAACCAATCATACAATCATGTCCTTTCGCGCGACAAACTCAGAGCTTGAAGGGCTATGTGCATATACTCTAAAAGTGCCTTGTCTTTTTGCTCAACATACATTGTGCCGCAATAGAATTGTAAGATTTGCAACCCTATATATCAAGCAAATTGATAAAGTCTTTAATATTGTGTTTGTTTCCACCAACTTAGGAAAGAGTGATATAAGATAAAGATAGTAAGAAATAACACGGACAAATTGCTCTCTTACTCGTTTGGGTTGTATTGATTAAAGAGAGACCGGTGAATCCTATAAATTTTGTGGATCTCTTCTCATATAGGAAGAGAAAGAGGGATAAAgtgtaaatttatttttactcacttttttattttatctctcATTATTATCATACATATTTATATATTGATGGTAAAAATGTCATttacataaaaataattttcattattcCCACTTTCTATTTAATCAAATGAGAAATATGGGTGttcatatctttttttttttaatcatgttAAATAACATACAAAATTTACTTTCTTTCTTTGCACTCATCTcatttcttctctcttctctctactCTTATAAACCAAATAAAGCATAATAGAACAATAACAATG
This window harbors:
- the LOC130714746 gene encoding probable WRKY transcription factor 65 isoform X2 translates to MDSKFSNNRHRYINELLEEDAEVAHHHQENIADSPPSSTAFNIDGLVTSSSTSSAKRRRAIQKRVVQIPIKETEGSRLKAENNTPPSDSWAWRKYGQKPIKGSPYPRGYYRCSSSKGCPARKQVERSRADPTMLVVTYSSEHNHPWPVSRSNNQAKPAAKKPEPEPEPVEPEEKLEDLGGENELGWLGVEMETASSAAAMLESPIMAPEFDEADVASVFLPMREEDELLFADLGELPECSAVFRHGLVDVRRRLATPWCGTTTS
- the LOC130714746 gene encoding probable WRKY transcription factor 65 isoform X1; translated protein: MDSKFSNNRHRYINELLEEDAEVAHHHQENIADSPPSSTAFNIDGLVTSSSTSSAKRSRRAIQKRVVQIPIKETEGSRLKAENNTPPSDSWAWRKYGQKPIKGSPYPRGYYRCSSSKGCPARKQVERSRADPTMLVVTYSSEHNHPWPVSRSNNQAKPAAKKPEPEPEPVEPEEKLEDLGGENELGWLGVEMETASSAAAMLESPIMAPEFDEADVASVFLPMREEDELLFADLGELPECSAVFRHGLVDVRRRLATPWCGTTTS